One Ooceraea biroi isolate clonal line C1 chromosome 6, Obir_v5.4, whole genome shotgun sequence genomic window carries:
- the LOC105286930 gene encoding uncharacterized protein LOC105286930 isoform X2 — translation MCSNSHDGMICLEVPYFSLNEILLRATGLWPFQQQKLARIQFSLFFSILTTAVIFQITTFATSKCTSKFVVKVLSSALSCTMVVIHYSSFYINIETVRNLLTELHHICEQLKDENEIAIIEKYGYKGKRFTTVLTALSASFIFAVLVNQFCPGIFDVILSINKSRSHHLYLKMEYFLDQEKYLYFILLHISLAISIAVAVLIAIGTMFIAYLQHTCGMFRIARYTIYSYRIEYAMGVDMLQNICLTNEHLVYKGIVCAINIHRQATKLSKCLISNFDTTYFFLVIMSVISLSLNLFQVATFQNDISEIVLPMIIIFFISMYLFFGNYMGQHITDHNNHVFATVYNVQWYMYPLHVQKLMLFLLQRGGREFHLTCGGLFVASFECFATVKISEDRSVLFYCHIFHAMIRYTCAPA, via the exons ATGTGTTCAAACAGTCACGACGGAATGATTTGTCTTGAAGTTCCGTATTTTAGTCTCAATGAAATTCTTTTGCGAGCTACTGGATTATGGCCTTTTCAACAACAAAAACTCGCTCGAATTCAGTTTAGTCTATTCTTTAGTATCTTGACAACCGCTGTCATATTTCAA ATAACAACATTTGCAACTTCAAAATGTACTTCAAAATTTGTCGTGAAAGTTTTGTCTTCTGCATTATCTTGCACCATGGTGGTGATACATTATAGCTCGTTCTATATCAACATCGAAACC GTGAGAAATTTGCTGACAGAACTTCATCATATATGTGAGCAGTTAAAAGACgaaaacgaaattgctattatagaaaaatacgGCTACAAAGGAAAACGTTTCACGACAGTACTTACAG CGCTCTCTGCTAGTTTCATATTTGCTGTTCTTGTCAATCAGTTTTGTCCAGGCATTTTTGATGTTATTCTgtctataaataaatctcgatCACATCACTTATATCTCAAGATGGAATATTTTCTTGATCAAGAAAAGTATCTCTATTTCATTCTACTTCACATAAGCCTTGCAATTAGTATAGCAGTAGCTGTATTAATAGCAATAGGAACAATGTTCATTGCGTATCTTCAACATACTTGCGGAATGTTTAGAATTGCTAG ATATACTATTTACAGTTATCGTATCGAATATGCTATGGGAGTTGAtatgttacaaaatatttgtttaacaaatgaACATTTGGTATACAAAGGTATAGTTTGTGCCATAAATATTCATCGACAAGCTACAAA attgTCTAAGTGTTTAATATCTAATTTTGATACAACATACTTCTTTTTGGTAATAATGTCAGTAATCTCATTAAGTCTTAATCTTTTTCAA GTTGCAACATTTCAAAATGATATTTCGGAGATTGTTTTAcctatgataattatattttttattagtatGTATTTATTCTTCGGCAATTACATGGGGCAGCATATAACGGATCACAATAATCACGTATTTGCAACGgt GTACAACGTTCAATGGTACATGTATCCACTACATGTACAAAAActgatgttatttttattacaaagagGTGGTAGAGAATTTCATCTAACGTGCGGTGGACTGTTCGTAGCATCATTCGAATGTTTTGCCACGGTAAAAA TTAGTGAAGACCGCAGTGTCTTATTTTACTGTCATATATTCCATGCAATGATCAG ataCACATGCGCGCCTGCgtaa
- the LOC105286930 gene encoding uncharacterized protein LOC105286930 isoform X3, whose translation MCSNSHDGMICLEVPYFSLNEILLRATGLWPFQQQKLARIQFSLFFSILTTAVIFQITTFATSKCTSKFVVKVLSSALSCTMVVIHYSSFYINIETVRNLLTELHHICEQLKDENEIAIIEKYGYKGKRFTTVLTALSASFIFAVLVNQFCPGIFDVILSINKSRSHHLYLKMEYFLDQEKYLYFILLHISLAISIAVAVLIAIGTMFIAYLQHTCGMFRIARYTIYSYRIEYAMGVDMLQNICLTNEHLVYKGIVCAINIHRQATKLSKCLISNFDTTYFFLVIMSVISLSLNLFQVATFQNDISEIVLPMIIIFFISMYLFFGNYMGQHITDHNNHVFATVYNVQWYMYPLHVQKLMLFLLQRGGREFHLTCGGLFVASFECFATLVKTAVSYFTVIYSMQ comes from the exons ATGTGTTCAAACAGTCACGACGGAATGATTTGTCTTGAAGTTCCGTATTTTAGTCTCAATGAAATTCTTTTGCGAGCTACTGGATTATGGCCTTTTCAACAACAAAAACTCGCTCGAATTCAGTTTAGTCTATTCTTTAGTATCTTGACAACCGCTGTCATATTTCAA ATAACAACATTTGCAACTTCAAAATGTACTTCAAAATTTGTCGTGAAAGTTTTGTCTTCTGCATTATCTTGCACCATGGTGGTGATACATTATAGCTCGTTCTATATCAACATCGAAACC GTGAGAAATTTGCTGACAGAACTTCATCATATATGTGAGCAGTTAAAAGACgaaaacgaaattgctattatagaaaaatacgGCTACAAAGGAAAACGTTTCACGACAGTACTTACAG CGCTCTCTGCTAGTTTCATATTTGCTGTTCTTGTCAATCAGTTTTGTCCAGGCATTTTTGATGTTATTCTgtctataaataaatctcgatCACATCACTTATATCTCAAGATGGAATATTTTCTTGATCAAGAAAAGTATCTCTATTTCATTCTACTTCACATAAGCCTTGCAATTAGTATAGCAGTAGCTGTATTAATAGCAATAGGAACAATGTTCATTGCGTATCTTCAACATACTTGCGGAATGTTTAGAATTGCTAG ATATACTATTTACAGTTATCGTATCGAATATGCTATGGGAGTTGAtatgttacaaaatatttgtttaacaaatgaACATTTGGTATACAAAGGTATAGTTTGTGCCATAAATATTCATCGACAAGCTACAAA attgTCTAAGTGTTTAATATCTAATTTTGATACAACATACTTCTTTTTGGTAATAATGTCAGTAATCTCATTAAGTCTTAATCTTTTTCAA GTTGCAACATTTCAAAATGATATTTCGGAGATTGTTTTAcctatgataattatattttttattagtatGTATTTATTCTTCGGCAATTACATGGGGCAGCATATAACGGATCACAATAATCACGTATTTGCAACGgt GTACAACGTTCAATGGTACATGTATCCACTACATGTACAAAAActgatgttatttttattacaaagagGTGGTAGAGAATTTCATCTAACGTGCGGTGGACTGTTCGTAGCATCATTCGAATGTTTTGCCACG TTAGTGAAGACCGCAGTGTCTTATTTTACTGTCATATATTCCATGCAATGA
- the LOC105286930 gene encoding uncharacterized protein LOC105286930 isoform X4, which translates to MCSNSHDGMICLEVPYFSLNEILLRATGLWPFQQQKLARIQFSLFFSILTTAVIFQITTFATSKCTSKFVVKVLSSALSCTMVVIHYSSFYINIETVRNLLTELHHICEQLKDENEIAIIEKYGYKGKRFTTVLTALSASFIFAVLVNQFCPGIFDVILSINKSRSHHLYLKMEYFLDQEKYLYFILLHISLAISIAVAVLIAIGTMFIAYLQHTCGMFRIARYTIYSYRIEYAMGVDMLQNICLTNEHLVYKGIVCAINIHRQATKLSKCLISNFDTTYFFLVIMSVISLSLNLFQVATFQNDISEIVLPMIIIFFISMYLFFGNYMGQHITDHNNHVFATVYNVQWYMYPLHVQKLMLFLLQRGGREFHLTCGGLFVASFECFATVKNIVRFS; encoded by the exons ATGTGTTCAAACAGTCACGACGGAATGATTTGTCTTGAAGTTCCGTATTTTAGTCTCAATGAAATTCTTTTGCGAGCTACTGGATTATGGCCTTTTCAACAACAAAAACTCGCTCGAATTCAGTTTAGTCTATTCTTTAGTATCTTGACAACCGCTGTCATATTTCAA ATAACAACATTTGCAACTTCAAAATGTACTTCAAAATTTGTCGTGAAAGTTTTGTCTTCTGCATTATCTTGCACCATGGTGGTGATACATTATAGCTCGTTCTATATCAACATCGAAACC GTGAGAAATTTGCTGACAGAACTTCATCATATATGTGAGCAGTTAAAAGACgaaaacgaaattgctattatagaaaaatacgGCTACAAAGGAAAACGTTTCACGACAGTACTTACAG CGCTCTCTGCTAGTTTCATATTTGCTGTTCTTGTCAATCAGTTTTGTCCAGGCATTTTTGATGTTATTCTgtctataaataaatctcgatCACATCACTTATATCTCAAGATGGAATATTTTCTTGATCAAGAAAAGTATCTCTATTTCATTCTACTTCACATAAGCCTTGCAATTAGTATAGCAGTAGCTGTATTAATAGCAATAGGAACAATGTTCATTGCGTATCTTCAACATACTTGCGGAATGTTTAGAATTGCTAG ATATACTATTTACAGTTATCGTATCGAATATGCTATGGGAGTTGAtatgttacaaaatatttgtttaacaaatgaACATTTGGTATACAAAGGTATAGTTTGTGCCATAAATATTCATCGACAAGCTACAAA attgTCTAAGTGTTTAATATCTAATTTTGATACAACATACTTCTTTTTGGTAATAATGTCAGTAATCTCATTAAGTCTTAATCTTTTTCAA GTTGCAACATTTCAAAATGATATTTCGGAGATTGTTTTAcctatgataattatattttttattagtatGTATTTATTCTTCGGCAATTACATGGGGCAGCATATAACGGATCACAATAATCACGTATTTGCAACGgt GTACAACGTTCAATGGTACATGTATCCACTACATGTACAAAAActgatgttatttttattacaaagagGTGGTAGAGAATTTCATCTAACGTGCGGTGGACTGTTCGTAGCATCATTCGAATGTTTTGCCACGGTAAAAA ATATTGTCCGTTTCAGTTAG
- the LOC105286930 gene encoding uncharacterized protein LOC105286930 isoform X1, with protein sequence MCSNSHDGMICLEVPYFSLNEILLRATGLWPFQQQKLARIQFSLFFSILTTAVIFQITTFATSKCTSKFVVKVLSSALSCTMVVIHYSSFYINIETVRNLLTELHHICEQLKDENEIAIIEKYGYKGKRFTTVLTALSASFIFAVLVNQFCPGIFDVILSINKSRSHHLYLKMEYFLDQEKYLYFILLHISLAISIAVAVLIAIGTMFIAYLQHTCGMFRIARYTIYSYRIEYAMGVDMLQNICLTNEHLVYKGIVCAINIHRQATKLSKCLISNFDTTYFFLVIMSVISLSLNLFQVATFQNDISEIVLPMIIIFFISMYLFFGNYMGQHITDHNNHVFATVYNVQWYMYPLHVQKLMLFLLQRGGREFHLTCGGLFVASFECFATVKISEDRSVLFYCHIFHAMISRTSGELQTKVTKNRNDLKII encoded by the exons ATGTGTTCAAACAGTCACGACGGAATGATTTGTCTTGAAGTTCCGTATTTTAGTCTCAATGAAATTCTTTTGCGAGCTACTGGATTATGGCCTTTTCAACAACAAAAACTCGCTCGAATTCAGTTTAGTCTATTCTTTAGTATCTTGACAACCGCTGTCATATTTCAA ATAACAACATTTGCAACTTCAAAATGTACTTCAAAATTTGTCGTGAAAGTTTTGTCTTCTGCATTATCTTGCACCATGGTGGTGATACATTATAGCTCGTTCTATATCAACATCGAAACC GTGAGAAATTTGCTGACAGAACTTCATCATATATGTGAGCAGTTAAAAGACgaaaacgaaattgctattatagaaaaatacgGCTACAAAGGAAAACGTTTCACGACAGTACTTACAG CGCTCTCTGCTAGTTTCATATTTGCTGTTCTTGTCAATCAGTTTTGTCCAGGCATTTTTGATGTTATTCTgtctataaataaatctcgatCACATCACTTATATCTCAAGATGGAATATTTTCTTGATCAAGAAAAGTATCTCTATTTCATTCTACTTCACATAAGCCTTGCAATTAGTATAGCAGTAGCTGTATTAATAGCAATAGGAACAATGTTCATTGCGTATCTTCAACATACTTGCGGAATGTTTAGAATTGCTAG ATATACTATTTACAGTTATCGTATCGAATATGCTATGGGAGTTGAtatgttacaaaatatttgtttaacaaatgaACATTTGGTATACAAAGGTATAGTTTGTGCCATAAATATTCATCGACAAGCTACAAA attgTCTAAGTGTTTAATATCTAATTTTGATACAACATACTTCTTTTTGGTAATAATGTCAGTAATCTCATTAAGTCTTAATCTTTTTCAA GTTGCAACATTTCAAAATGATATTTCGGAGATTGTTTTAcctatgataattatattttttattagtatGTATTTATTCTTCGGCAATTACATGGGGCAGCATATAACGGATCACAATAATCACGTATTTGCAACGgt GTACAACGTTCAATGGTACATGTATCCACTACATGTACAAAAActgatgttatttttattacaaagagGTGGTAGAGAATTTCATCTAACGTGCGGTGGACTGTTCGTAGCATCATTCGAATGTTTTGCCACGGTAAAAA TTAGTGAAGACCGCAGTGTCTTATTTTACTGTCATATATTCCATGCAATGATCAG CAGGACAAGTGGCGAACTACAAACAAAAGTCACGAAAAATAGGAACgacttgaaaattatttag